From the Lathyrus oleraceus cultivar Zhongwan6 chromosome 4, CAAS_Psat_ZW6_1.0, whole genome shotgun sequence genome, one window contains:
- the LOC127135771 gene encoding early nodulin-16 — translation MEKMEDFCFGEKEFSQSAGDEFINMASSSLIFLTITFSVWLLISSSESTEHFVGDSEKLWKVPLPSEEALVNWASGHHFIIGDTIVFKYNKRYEAVHEVNERDYRRCVTKGSRHKEFHGGNTRVVLDTLGARYFVSGRRSHCLRGLKVAIVVMPPSPPPSLTISPPSLTLPLALPASLLQSTSPSPSPSPSPSPSESPSPSPNSSGRKGGANGSGIIVWFGVSLAMLIIFT, via the exons ATGGAGAAAATGGAAGACTTTTGTTTTGGAGAAAAAGAGTTTTCACAGAGCGCAGGAGATGAGT TCATCAATATGGCTTCTTCTTCACTAATATTTCTGACGATAACTTTCTCAGTGTGGCTTCTGATTTCCTCCTCAGAATCCACAGAGCATTTTGTTGGAGACAGTGAAAAACTATGGAAGGTTCCTCTTCCATCGGAAGAAGCACTGGTCAACTGGGCTTCCGGCCACCACTTCATAATCGGCGATACTATTG TATTTAAGTACAATAAAAGATATGAAGCGGTGCATGAAGTGAACGAGCGTGACTATAGAAGGTGCGTTACAAAGGGATCTCGTCACAAGGAGTTCCACGGCGGCAATACGAGGGTGGTGCTGGATACGTTAGGAGCACGGTATTTCGTAAGTGGACGAAGAAGTCATTGTTTGCGTGGCTTAAAGGTTGCAATAGTTGTCATGCCTCCGTCTCCACCTCCGTCACTAACAATATCGCCACCGTCACTGACTCTTCCTCTGGCTCTCCCTGCGTCACTGTTACAGTCAACGTCACCTTCACCTTCACCTTCACCTTCACCGTCACCTTCAGAGTCACCTTCACCGTCGCCAAATTCATCCGGTAGGAAAGGTGGTGCTAACGGTAGTGGAATCATCGTTTGGTTTGGGGTTTCATTGGCTATGCTGATTATATTCACGTAA